Proteins encoded by one window of Pseudomonas sp. LS44:
- a CDS encoding rhodanese-like domain-containing protein, translating into MLAHLIEFISNHYVLSAIFVVLLALLAYTELSKGGKSLSSRELTALVNSENGVVLDIRNSKDFASGHIVGALNIPFDKVATRISELEKYKAKTLVVVDAMGQHAGTVCRDLKAAGFNAAKLGGGIGSWRGDNLPLVK; encoded by the coding sequence ATGCTTGCCCACCTGATTGAATTTATCTCTAACCACTATGTACTGAGCGCAATCTTCGTTGTGTTGCTGGCGCTGCTGGCCTACACCGAACTGAGCAAAGGCGGTAAAAGCCTGAGCAGTCGCGAGCTGACCGCCTTGGTCAACAGCGAAAACGGTGTGGTACTCGACATCCGCAACAGCAAGGATTTCGCCAGCGGGCATATCGTCGGGGCGCTGAACATCCCCTTCGACAAAGTTGCTACGCGGATCAGCGAGCTGGAGAAGTACAAGGCCAAGACCTTGGTCGTCGTCGACGCGATGGGCCAGCACGCCGGCACCGTTTGCCGCGATCTGAAGGCCGCTGGCTTCAACGCCGCCAAGTTGGGTGGCGGGATCGGCAGCTGGCGCGGCGACAATCTGCCGCTGGTGAAGTAA
- the grxC gene encoding glutaredoxin 3 — protein MAAVVVYSSDWCPYCIRAKQLLASKGVTFEEIRVDGQPQVRAEMTRKAGRSSVPQIWIGSTHVGGCDDLYALERAGKLDALLKS, from the coding sequence ATGGCCGCGGTCGTCGTCTACTCCAGCGATTGGTGCCCTTACTGCATTCGCGCCAAGCAGCTGCTGGCGAGCAAGGGCGTGACCTTCGAGGAAATCCGCGTCGATGGCCAGCCGCAAGTGCGCGCCGAGATGACCCGCAAGGCCGGGCGCAGCTCGGTGCCGCAAATCTGGATCGGCAGCACGCATGTCGGCGGCTGCGACGATCTGTATGCTCTGGAGCGTGCCGGTAAACTGGATGCGCTGCTCAAATCCTGA
- the secB gene encoding protein-export chaperone SecB: protein MTDQVTNGAAQEENPQFSLQRIYVRDLSFEAPKSPEIFRQEWNPSVGLDLNTRQKALEGDFHEVVLTLSVTVKTGEEVAFIAEVQQAGIFLIKGLDAAAMSHTLGAFCPNILFPYARETLDSLVTRGSFPALMLSPVNFDALYGQELARMQAAGETPVQA from the coding sequence ATGACCGATCAAGTTACCAATGGCGCCGCTCAGGAAGAAAATCCACAGTTTTCGCTGCAGCGCATCTATGTCCGCGACCTGTCCTTCGAAGCGCCGAAAAGCCCGGAAATCTTCCGCCAGGAGTGGAATCCGAGCGTCGGTCTGGATCTGAACACCCGCCAAAAGGCGCTGGAAGGCGACTTCCATGAAGTGGTGCTGACCCTGTCGGTTACCGTGAAAACCGGCGAAGAAGTCGCCTTCATCGCTGAAGTGCAGCAGGCCGGGATCTTCCTGATCAAGGGTTTGGACGCCGCGGCGATGAGCCACACGCTCGGCGCCTTCTGCCCGAACATCCTCTTCCCCTACGCCCGCGAGACGCTGGACAGCCTGGTCACCCGTGGTTCGTTCCCGGCACTGATGCTGTCGCCGGTGAACTTCGACGCCCTGTACGGCCAGGAACTGGCGCGCATGCAGGCCGCTGGCGAGACTCCGGTTCAGGCCTGA
- the trmL gene encoding tRNA (uridine(34)/cytosine(34)/5-carboxymethylaminomethyluridine(34)-2'-O)-methyltransferase TrmL has protein sequence MFHVILFQPEIPPNTGNIIRLCANSGCSLHLIEPLGFELDDKRLRRAGLDYHEYAPLQRHADLASCLESLGQPRLFAFTTKGSHGFHEVQYQPGDAFLFGPESRGLPEEVRNALPPEQRIRLPMRPGCRSLNLSNTVAVTVYEAWRQHGFAGAGLAS, from the coding sequence ATGTTTCACGTCATCCTTTTCCAACCGGAAATTCCACCGAATACCGGCAACATTATCAGGCTGTGCGCCAACAGCGGTTGCAGCCTGCATTTGATCGAGCCACTTGGCTTCGAGCTGGACGACAAGCGCCTGCGCCGCGCCGGACTGGACTATCACGAGTACGCCCCGCTGCAGCGCCACGCCGATCTGGCCAGCTGCCTGGAAAGTCTCGGCCAACCGCGCCTGTTCGCCTTCACCACCAAAGGCTCGCACGGCTTTCATGAAGTGCAGTATCAGCCTGGCGACGCCTTCCTGTTCGGCCCGGAAAGTCGCGGCCTGCCGGAGGAAGTGCGCAACGCTCTGCCGCCGGAGCAGCGCATCCGCCTGCCGATGCGTCCCGGCTGCCGCAGCCTGAACCTGTCCAACACCGTGGCGGTGACCGTCTACGAAGCCTGGCGCCAGCATGGCTTCGCCGGAGCGGGACTGGCCAGCTGA
- the ntrC gene encoding nitrogen regulation protein NR(I), which translates to MSRSETVWIVDDDRSIRWVLEKALQQEGMTTTCFESADGLLNRLTRQQPDVIVSDIRMPGASGLDLLARIRELYPRLPVIIMTAHSDLESAVASYQGGAFEYLPKPFDVDEAVSLVKRAYLHAQEQQGLQIPVEQTRTPEIIGEAPAMQEVFRAIGRLSHSNITVLINGESGTGKELVAHALHRHSPRAAAPFIALNMAAIPKDLMESELFGHEKGAFTGAANQRRGRFEQADGGTLFLDEIGDMPADTQTRLLRVLADGEFYRVGGHTPVKVDVRIIAATHQNLESLVQAGKFREDLFHRLNVIRIHIPRLSDRREDIPTLARHFLSRAALELAVEPKLLKVETEDYLKNLPWQGNVRQLENTCRWITVMASGREVHIDDLPPELLTQQHDAVPVTNWEQALRQWADQALARGQSSLLDNAVPAFERIMIETALKHTAGRRRDAAVLLGWGRNTLTRKIKELGMKVDGADDDEGDEA; encoded by the coding sequence ATGAGCCGCAGTGAAACCGTCTGGATTGTCGATGACGATCGCTCCATCCGCTGGGTATTGGAGAAGGCGCTGCAACAGGAAGGGATGACGACTACCTGCTTCGAAAGCGCCGATGGCCTGCTCAATCGTCTCACTCGGCAGCAGCCCGATGTGATCGTTTCCGACATCCGCATGCCGGGCGCCAGCGGCCTCGACTTGCTGGCGCGTATCCGCGAGCTGTATCCGCGTCTGCCGGTGATCATCATGACCGCCCATTCTGATCTGGAAAGCGCGGTCGCCTCCTATCAAGGCGGGGCTTTTGAGTATCTGCCCAAGCCCTTCGATGTCGATGAAGCGGTGTCGCTAGTCAAGCGCGCCTATCTGCATGCGCAGGAACAACAAGGCCTGCAGATCCCGGTAGAACAAACGCGCACCCCGGAAATCATCGGCGAAGCGCCGGCGATGCAGGAAGTGTTTCGCGCCATCGGCCGCCTCAGCCACTCGAACATCACGGTGCTGATCAATGGTGAGTCGGGTACCGGCAAAGAGCTGGTCGCGCATGCCCTGCATCGCCACAGCCCACGCGCGGCCGCGCCGTTCATCGCGCTGAACATGGCGGCGATTCCCAAGGATCTGATGGAGTCCGAGCTGTTCGGCCATGAGAAAGGCGCCTTCACCGGCGCCGCCAACCAGCGCCGTGGGCGCTTCGAGCAGGCCGACGGCGGCACGCTGTTCCTCGACGAAATCGGCGATATGCCGGCGGATACCCAGACTCGCCTGCTGCGCGTCCTGGCCGACGGCGAGTTCTATCGGGTTGGCGGCCATACGCCGGTCAAGGTCGATGTGCGCATCATCGCCGCGACCCACCAGAACCTCGAGTCGCTGGTGCAGGCCGGCAAGTTCCGCGAGGACTTGTTCCATCGCCTCAACGTCATCCGCATTCATATCCCGCGACTGTCAGACCGGCGTGAAGACATTCCCACTCTGGCCCGCCACTTCCTCAGCCGCGCCGCTCTGGAGCTGGCGGTGGAGCCGAAGCTACTCAAGGTGGAAACCGAGGATTACCTGAAGAACCTGCCGTGGCAGGGCAACGTCCGCCAGCTGGAAAACACCTGCCGCTGGATCACCGTGATGGCCTCCGGACGGGAGGTGCATATCGACGACCTGCCGCCGGAACTGCTGACCCAGCAGCACGATGCGGTGCCGGTGACCAACTGGGAGCAGGCTTTGCGCCAATGGGCTGATCAAGCCCTGGCGCGCGGCCAATCGAGCCTGCTCGACAACGCCGTACCGGCGTTCGAGCGGATCATGATCGAAACGGCCCTCAAGCACACCGCGGGCCGCCGCCGCGACGCCGCCGTACTGCTCGGCTGGGGTCGCAACACCTTGACCCGCAAAATCAAGGAACTGGGCATGAAGGTCGACGGCGCGGACGATGACGAGGGCGATGAGGCCTAA
- the glnL gene encoding nitrogen regulation protein NR(II), producing the protein MINDALHRLLLDNLTTATLLLNAELRVEYMNPAAEMLLAVSGQRSHGQFISELFTESPEALASLRQAVEEAHPFNKREAVLTALTGQTLTVDYSVTPIPNRGETLLLLEVLPRDRLLRITKEEAQLSKQETTKLLVRGLAHEIKNPLGGIRGAAQLLARELPEESLRDYTNVIIEEADRLRNLVDRMLGSNKLPRLALTNVHEVLERVSSLVEAETQGGITLIRDYDPSIPDVLIDREQMIQAVLNIVRNAMQAIGTQNELRLGRISLRTRTLRQFTIGHTRHRLVTKVEIIDNGPGIPPELQDTIFYPMVSGRPDGTGLGLAITQNIISQHQGLIECESHPGHTVFSIFLPLEQGVSPS; encoded by the coding sequence ATCATTAACGACGCACTGCACCGCCTGTTGCTCGACAACCTGACCACCGCGACTCTGCTGCTCAATGCCGAACTGCGCGTCGAGTACATGAACCCCGCCGCGGAAATGCTCCTGGCCGTCAGCGGTCAGCGCAGTCATGGACAGTTCATCAGCGAACTTTTCACCGAATCGCCCGAAGCCTTGGCCTCGCTGCGCCAAGCCGTCGAAGAAGCCCACCCGTTCAACAAGCGGGAAGCGGTGCTGACCGCACTGACCGGGCAGACCTTGACGGTCGACTACTCCGTCACGCCGATTCCCAATCGCGGTGAAACCCTCTTGCTACTGGAAGTGCTGCCGCGCGATCGACTGCTGCGCATCACCAAAGAAGAGGCGCAGCTCTCCAAGCAGGAAACCACCAAATTGCTGGTGCGCGGCCTGGCTCACGAAATCAAGAATCCGCTCGGCGGCATCCGCGGAGCGGCACAGTTGTTAGCCCGCGAACTGCCGGAAGAGAGCCTCCGCGACTACACCAACGTGATCATCGAGGAAGCCGATCGCCTACGGAACCTGGTCGATCGGATGCTCGGCTCGAACAAGCTACCGCGCTTGGCGCTGACCAATGTCCATGAAGTCCTCGAGCGGGTTTCCAGCCTGGTCGAAGCAGAAACCCAGGGCGGCATCACCCTGATCCGCGACTACGATCCGAGCATTCCAGATGTATTGATCGACCGCGAACAGATGATCCAGGCGGTGCTCAACATCGTGCGCAATGCGATGCAGGCAATCGGCACGCAGAACGAGTTGCGCCTGGGCCGCATCAGTCTGCGTACGCGCACGCTGCGCCAGTTCACCATTGGCCACACGCGCCACCGCCTGGTGACCAAGGTCGAAATCATCGATAACGGCCCCGGCATTCCGCCGGAGCTGCAAGACACCATCTTCTATCCCATGGTCAGCGGCCGCCCGGACGGTACCGGGCTCGGCCTGGCCATCACCCAGAACATCATCAGTCAGCACCAAGGCCTGATCGAGTGCGAGAGCCACCCCGGGCATACCGTGTTCTCGATCTTCCTGCCGCTGGAACAAGGAGTCAGCCCGTCATGA
- a CDS encoding DUF4124 domain-containing protein — MRAILFSLILLGLPAAAEVYTYIDAEGNRVFTDRPHGGNAERLQLPPTNGIGAPQPSAPAVVQAATTLPQSYQLLRILVPQPDATVQNGSSGELIVTATSEPGLLPGHSYQLLLDGQAATAPSRSPVFPLTNLDRGTHQLAVEILDAQGRTLERTPSQPVHILRTSLEQKRQIKPCAKEDYGNRPECPLKDKPEEESSILPFF; from the coding sequence ATGCGCGCGATTCTTTTCAGCCTGATTTTGCTTGGCCTGCCCGCTGCGGCCGAGGTCTACACCTATATCGACGCCGAAGGTAATCGGGTATTCACCGACCGACCGCATGGCGGCAACGCCGAACGCCTGCAACTGCCGCCTACCAATGGCATAGGCGCTCCCCAGCCCAGTGCGCCAGCCGTAGTACAGGCGGCCACCACGCTCCCACAGAGTTACCAGCTGTTGCGCATCCTCGTCCCGCAGCCGGATGCGACCGTGCAAAACGGCAGCTCTGGCGAGCTGATCGTCACCGCCACCAGCGAACCCGGCCTACTGCCGGGTCACAGCTATCAGTTATTGCTGGACGGGCAGGCAGCCACTGCCCCAAGTCGCAGCCCGGTGTTTCCGCTGACCAATCTGGATCGCGGCACCCATCAGCTGGCTGTTGAGATTCTCGATGCTCAGGGCCGCACGCTTGAGCGCACGCCCAGCCAACCGGTGCACATCCTGCGCACCTCGCTGGAGCAGAAGCGCCAGATCAAGCCCTGCGCCAAAGAGGATTACGGCAACCGCCCGGAATGCCCGCTCAAGGACAAGCCCGAGGAAGAATCAAGCATTCTGCCGTTCTTCTAA
- a CDS encoding DUF4124 domain-containing protein has product MRLLVAGLILAMTLPVSAQIYKYTDAKGNTVYTNQPPDGANSKPVELPPTNTVEMQKPTTSADTNPAAQAKQAAYRMLRLINIPNDDALRANNGTFSVDVELQPQLQSGHLLRLLLDGQPYGVPSPVPRLQLVNIDRGEHSLAVEILSGDQSIQISNTETFTVQRVNTSSPAQRPKPKP; this is encoded by the coding sequence ATGCGCTTGCTTGTCGCCGGCCTCATCCTCGCCATGACCCTACCGGTCAGTGCGCAGATCTATAAATACACCGACGCCAAGGGCAACACGGTGTACACCAACCAACCGCCGGACGGGGCGAACAGCAAACCCGTCGAGCTGCCGCCGACCAACACCGTCGAAATGCAAAAGCCGACCACCAGTGCCGACACCAATCCAGCTGCCCAAGCCAAGCAAGCCGCTTATCGCATGCTGCGCCTGATCAACATCCCCAACGACGATGCCTTACGCGCCAACAACGGCACCTTCAGCGTAGATGTGGAGCTGCAGCCGCAACTGCAGAGCGGTCACCTCCTGCGCCTGCTGCTCGACGGCCAACCTTATGGCGTACCCAGCCCCGTGCCGCGCTTGCAATTGGTCAATATCGACCGTGGCGAGCACAGCTTGGCAGTGGAAATCCTCAGCGGCGATCAGTCGATCCAGATCAGCAACACCGAGACGTTCACCGTTCAACGGGTAAATACCAGCAGCCCGGCCCAGCGCCCAAAACCTAAGCCCTGA